One genomic segment of Brassica napus cultivar Da-Ae chromosome A3, Da-Ae, whole genome shotgun sequence includes these proteins:
- the LOC106451977 gene encoding putative F-box/kelch-repeat protein At4g35120 — translation MKNSTPSSPSFSSVPDEIGANCLARVSKSEYSSLSTVSKSFQSLLSSPEIYAARSEIGAAEPRLCLRCKSLRKGKRFHRWYNLRFLRNCDDDERIIKGSALVSEGEIQINRELRLVPVKLSSSSAPRRSKEAFLAVGSEIYQFGGITNNKGKRCRSVRVFDCRSNTQRRAPSMSMKREGAKACLLDGSIYVMGGCRKRECWGEVFDLKSQTWNMELLPSPTGDDDVFDCKFELLVLGSRIHLITELNKYAYDPKQGRWLLLDMGLKDLKYILELGKVWCVLDNLVFLEFRDSLWWYDLSSGKWLEVEGLTDLLYIKVECLYRMIQLVNYGGKLVIVWLVLPDFEYKEPSSIIPEERIWFAVIRLEKRLTPSGLSISGEIEQLNYLVHGSCHPLTCVSVSL, via the coding sequence ATGAAGAATTCTACACCATCATCTCCATCGTTCTCATCGGTTCCAGATGAAATCGGTGCGAATTGTTTAGCCCGCGTCTCCAAATCTGAATACAGTTCCCTGAGCACAGTCTCCAAGAGCTTCCAgtctctcctctcttctccaGAGATATACGCAGCTCGATCTGAAATCGGAGCCGCAGAGCCTCGCCTGTGTTTACGTTGCAAAAGTTTAAGGAAAGGCAAACGTTTTCATCGCTGGTACAATCTGAGGTTTCTCAGGAACTGCGATGATGATGAGAGAATCATAAAGGGAAGTGCCCTCGTCAGCGAAGGCGAAATACAAATAAATCGCGAGTTGAGGTTAGTACCTGTGAAACTCTCTTCCTCCTCTGCTCCTCGTCGATCTAAAGAAGCCTTTTTAGCTGTTGGTTCCGAGATCTACCAATTCGGCGGAATCACCAACAACAAGGGGAAGAGATGTAGATCCGTTCGTGTGTTTGACTGTCGGAGTAACACGCAACGTCGTGCTCCTAGCATGAGCATGAAAAGAGAAGGCGCCAAAGCTTGTCTTTTAGATGGGAGTATATATGTAATGGGAGGATGCAGGAAGAGAGAGTGTTGGGGTGAAGTTTTCGACCTAAAGTCTCAGACTTGGAATATGGAGCTACTGCCTAGCCCTACTGGTGATGATGATGTATTTGATTGTAAATTCGAACTCCTTGTCCTTGGATCTAGGATACACCTTATCACCGAGCTTAACAAGTACGCGTATGATCCTAAACAAGGAAGATGGTTGCTGCTAGACATGGGTTTAAAGGATCTAAAATACATTCTAGAACTAGGTAAGGTTTGGTGCGTTCTAGATAATCTAGTGTTTTTGGAGTTTCGCGATAGTTTGTGGTGGTATGACTTGAGCTCTGGAAAGTGGTTAGAGGTTGAGGGTTTGACAGATCTGTTGTATATCAAGGTCGAATGTCTTTACCGTATGATTCAATTAGTTAACTACGGTGGGAAACTGGTGATTGTATGGCTAGTGTTGCCTGACTTTGAATATAAGGAGCCTAGTAGCATTATTCCAGAAGAGAGAATTTGGTTTGCCGTGATTCGGTTGGAGAAGCGTCTCACTCCATCTGGACTTTCTATTTCGGGAGAGATTGAACAGTTGAACTATCTTGTTCACGGGTCTTGTCATCCCTTGACCTGTGTATCCGTCTCGCTTTGA
- the LOC106345272 gene encoding homeobox-leucine zipper protein ATHB-40 isoform X1 produces MNHTMDDDQNLAFISQLYPDVYTQILPQEGAVKPPKRRRKKIKRAVATGDGSKCFFRKRKLSDEQVNMLEMSFGDEHKLESERKDRLAAELGLDPRQVAVWFQNRRARWKNKRLEEEYNNLKNSHENVVADKCRLESELLQLKEQLYDAEREIQRLAERVERGSSNSPISSSVSVEANETPFFEDYNVRDDGDDYNLFYPVPENSYIDGLEWANLYI; encoded by the exons ATGAACCACACGATGGATGATGATCAAAACTTGGCTTTTATCTCTCAGTTGTACCCCGATGTCTACACTCAGATACTACCGCAAGAAG GAGCAGTGAAGCCACCGAAGCGAAGGAGGAAGAAAATCAAAAGAGCCGTGGCTACTGGAGACGGAAGCAAATGTTTTTTTAGGAAGAGAAAGCTTAGCGATGAGCAAGTGAACATGTTGGAGATGAGTTTTGGTGATGAGCACAAGCTTGAGTCCGAGAGGAAAGATAGACTTGCCGCGGAGCTAGGGCTCGACCCTCGTCAAGTTGCTGTTTGGTTTCAGAACCGTCGTGCACGGTGGAAGAACAAAAGGCTCGAGGAAGAGTACAACAACCTCAAAAACTCACATGAGAACGTCGTTGCCGACAAGTGCCGACTTGAGTCAGAG CTTCTTCAGCTCAAGGAACAACTCTATGATGCAGAGAGGGAAATTCAAAGATTGGCAGAAAGAGTAGAAAGAGGCTCGAGCAACAGTCCCATTTCTTCTTCAGTTTCTGTCGAAGCTAACGAAACACCGTTTTTCGAAGATTATAACGTCAGAGACGATGGTGATGACTATAACCTCTTTTATCCGGTGCCGGAAAACAGCTACATAGACGGACTAGAATGGGCAAAtctatacatataa
- the LOC106451975 gene encoding HVA22-like protein k isoform X2, whose amino-acid sequence MLFRWQVYSTFKAIENRDQNEQHKWLVYWAAYGSFSLVEVFTDKLISWFPRLASTSHRRWSAKQIYNNHLRPFLTRHQAGLVNEVKVIRSHQGEIRFVRSMIVRILGSVNEVASPSQQQG is encoded by the exons ATG CTGTTCCGTTGGCAAGTGTACTCCACTTTCAAGGCAATTGAGAATAGAGATCAGAATGAACAACATAAATGGCTTGTTTACTGGGCAGCTTATGGTTCTTTCAGCCTTGTTGAAGTGTTCACGGACAAACTCATTTCCTG GTTTCCTCGTCTGGCTTCAACTTCCCACCGTAGAT GGAGCGCGAAACAAATATACAACAACCACCTTCGCCCTTTCCTAACACGACACCAAGCTGGACTCGTGAATGAA GTCAAGGTCATTAGATCACACCAAGGAGAGATTCGTTTTGTGCGATCAATGATTGTCAGAATCTTGGGATCAG TCAATGAAGTTGCATCACCAAGCCAACAACAAGGATAA
- the LOC106451975 gene encoding HVA22-like protein k isoform X1: MLFRWQVYSTFKAIENRDQNEQHKWLVYWAAYGSFSLVEVFTDKLISWFPRLASTSHRRWSAKQIYNNHLRPFLTRHQAGLVNEVYEQTVKVIRSHQGEIRFVRSMIVRILGSVNEVASPSQQQG, from the exons ATG CTGTTCCGTTGGCAAGTGTACTCCACTTTCAAGGCAATTGAGAATAGAGATCAGAATGAACAACATAAATGGCTTGTTTACTGGGCAGCTTATGGTTCTTTCAGCCTTGTTGAAGTGTTCACGGACAAACTCATTTCCTG GTTTCCTCGTCTGGCTTCAACTTCCCACCGTAGAT GGAGCGCGAAACAAATATACAACAACCACCTTCGCCCTTTCCTAACACGACACCAAGCTGGACTCGTGAATGAAGTATATGAGCAAACG GTCAAGGTCATTAGATCACACCAAGGAGAGATTCGTTTTGTGCGATCAATGATTGTCAGAATCTTGGGATCAG TCAATGAAGTTGCATCACCAAGCCAACAACAAGGATAA
- the LOC106345271 gene encoding protein POLLENLESS 3-like: MVSFFSTVVILLLSPFESTVSLSVGSTVSLSVRSAVSLSEIHRLSPCGDRSSLSVEICRHLRRDPSSSPLSSIVTLSHASSDKQLRESRFKTSKMLAPLHDSHWRALCLEPDKNKQCNLAICLMRMGRIREAKPLIDAVRDSSAEIEFGDEPFTKSYDRAVEMLAEVESKDPEDGLSDKFYAGCSFANGTMKENKAPRNANMNHSHVPPSPASVRQT; the protein is encoded by the exons ATGGTCTCTTTCTTCTCCACTGTCGTGAtccttcttctctctccttTTGAATCCACCGTCTCTCTCTCCGTCGGATCCACCGTCTCTCTCTCCGTCAGATCCGCCGTCTCTCTTTCTGAGATCCATCGTCTCTCTCCCTGTGGAGATCGTTCTTCTCTCTCCGTTGAGATCTGTCGTCATCTCCGACGAGATCCATCGTCGTCTCCGTTGAGTTCCATCGTCACTCTCTCTCACGCATCTAGCGATAAGCAATTACGAGAATCACGATTCAAAACCTCAAAGATGTTGGCTCCTCTCCACGATTCACACTG GAGAGCTTTGTGTTTGGAGCCAGACAAAAACAAACAGTGCAACCTGGCCATCTGCTTGATGCGTATGGGTCGAATCCGAGAAGCTAAACCTCTGATTGATGCTGTGAGAGATTCTTCTGCAGAGATTGAGTTCGGAGATGAACCGTTCACGAAGTCTTACGACAGAGCCGTTGAGATGTTAGCAGAAGTGGAATCTAAAGATCCAGAAGATGGTCTTTCGGATAAGTTCTATGCGGGATGTTCATTTGCAAACGGAACAATGAAGGAAAACAAAGCTCCTCGAAACGCAAACATGAACCACTCGCATGTTCCTCCTTCTCCAGCATCTGTTAGACAAACGTGA
- the LOC106453961 gene encoding LOW QUALITY PROTEIN: uncharacterized protein LOC106453961 (The sequence of the model RefSeq protein was modified relative to this genomic sequence to represent the inferred CDS: substituted 2 bases at 2 genomic stop codons): MWFGERINKTKSRKKPIFTLCCMQGQVQLPLLKKSPDVLMKLLTGNDKLSKHFQKNTRSYNMVFSFTSLGGKVDKSVRKGRGPQMLVLHGENYHLMGSLTPPEGNYAKFGQLYIVDTENELQNRSKALRNGKNTQTESTIDGLRKEIIQPIMMMLNDVNPYVKQFRSARDRFRMNPEETFHMRIVSRSDRDGRTYNMPTASEVAALIPGDFNLGMDKRDIVLQHKSGRLTRIDEIHISYLALQYPLLFVYGEDGFRIGIKKGVTEASKKLKKDTISMRQFFAFRMQERENESHVLLYSRRLFQQFIVDAYTTIEANRLRYLQLNQTCLRSDIYDSIKESENAGQSDMNEQGQQFVLPATFTGGPRYMKNMYLDAMAICRHFGFPDLVITFTCNPKWPELTRFLKKRGLNSDDRLDVICRMFKMKLDSLMHDLTKKNILGKTASSMYTVEFQKRGLPHAHILLFMHPSSKFPKTEDIDKIISAEIPDKSLDPDLYDVVKDMMIHGPCGAANRNSPCMENGQCSKSFPKPFADNTRVKKDGFPVYRRREQSNSYVEKNGLKCDNRWVIPYNKKLSLRYRAHINVEWCNQVGSIKYLFKYINKGADRVTVVVEPTGPDVANQTAPSSSAGNSATATSAAASSVAAKSVAANSALGNSAMETGGNILKETVEIKKNEIKDFFDCRXFINXSQCRYVSTCEGSWRIFKFPIHYRSTAVEKLSFHLPGKQTIIFKGKDKVKDVVSRKLIENTMFLAWFELCKVDAFARTLTYIQIPNYYTYSKSQKKFNRRKQGFSVGRINYAPRKQESSYYLRVLLNYVKGPTSYEDIKTYNDVLYEGYKETCYARGILDDDQEYIDDLIRRSYDSSAAVVRDLFVLMLLSNSLSQPEVVWEKTWELLSEDIEYNRRHHFNRPGLKLTDNDKKLYALIEIEKLMKRNGSSLSLYESMPKLPANAKSIENVLILDELSYDMEDLQATHDIDFSKMTDEQRKIYDEIISAVVEDRGGMFFVYGFGGTGKTFLWKLLSAALRCKGDIVLNTASSGIASLLLPGGRTAHSRFSIPINPDEFTTCSLTPGSDKANLIKEASLIIWDEAPMMSRHCFESLDRSLNDLMDNPDKKPFGGKVIVFGGDFRQVLPVITGGCRAEIVLASMNSSYLWEHCKVLKLTKNMRLCSNNLTDDEAKDLKEFSEWILAVGDEKVSEPNDGEALIEIPEEFLIMDPNDPIETISLAIYGDTDSLKGMKDPKFFKERAILCPTNEDVNMINDHMLSKLEGEEMIYISSDSIDPSDTASVSNEALSSDFLNSIKVSGLPNHSLRLKVGCPVMLLRNINPNEGLMNGTRLQITQLMDFMVEARILTGDKVGKDVYIPRLLIEPTDKRLPFKMRRRQLPLTVAFAITINKSQGQSLSEVGLFLPRPVFSHGQLYVAISRVTSKKGLKILIVDKEGKPQNKTTNVVFKEVFTNLETIDD, from the exons ATGTGGTTTGGAGAGCGCATAAATAAGACCAAATCTAGAAAAAAACCTATATTTACATTGTGTTGCATGCAAGGTCAGGTCCAGTTGCCCTTATTAAAGAAATCCCCGGATGTTCTAATGAAGCTTCTCACAGGAAATGATAAGCTGAGTAAACATTTCCAAAAGAATACCAGATCATATAATATGGTTTTTTCATTCACTTCACTTGGTGGTAAAGTAGATAAGTCTGTTAGAAAGGGACGAGGACCACAAATGTTGGTGCTTCATGGTGAGAATTATCATCTGATGGGAAGTTTAACCCCACCTGAAGGAAATTATGCCAAGTTTGGACAGCTTTACATTGTTGACACAGAGAATGAACTTCAAAACAGATCTAAAGCTTTGAG AAATGGGAAAAATACTCAGACAGAGAGTACAATTGATGGGTTGAGGAAAGAAATTATTCAGCCTATAATGATGATGTTGAATGATGTTAATCCATATGTTAAGCAGTTTCGATCAGCTAGAGATAGATTTCGAATGAATCCGGAAGAGACTTTCCATATGCGAATCGTAAGTAGAAGTGACAGAGATGGTCGGACATATAATATGCCAACTGCATCTGAGGTTGCTGCATTGATTCCTGGAGATTTTAATTTAGGAATGGATAAGCGGGATATTGTTCTACAGCATAAGTCTGGTAGACTTACAAGGATCGATGAGATTCATATTTCCTATTTAGCACTCCAGTATCCTCTGCTATTTGTGTATGGTGAGGATGGATTCAGGATTGGCATTAAGAAGGGTGTCACAGAAGCGTCGAAGAAACTCAAGAAAGATACTATCAGTATGAGACAGTTTTTTGCTTTCCGGATGCAAGAGCGAGAAAATGAATCACATGTTCTTCTATACTCCAGAAGGTTATTTCAACAATTCATAGTTGATGCATATACGACTATAGAAGCCAACAGACTTAGGTATCTGCAGCTCAACCAGACATGCTTGCGTTCGGATATTTACGACTCTATCAAGGAGTCTGAAAATGCTGGACAGTCGGACATGAATGAACAAGGTCAGCAATTTGTGCTACCAGCTACTTTCACAGGGGGTCCTAGATACATGAAGAATATGTACTTAGACGCTATGGCCATTTGTAGACATTTTGGTTTTCCAGACCTTGTCATCACCTTTACATGCAATCCAAAATGGCCAGAACTTACGAGATTTCTGAAAAAGAGAGGCCTGAATTCAGATGACAGACTAGATGTTATATGTCGGATGTTTAAGATGAAACTCGATTCTTTGATGCAtgatttgacaaagaagaatatATTGGGGAAAACAGCTTCAT CTATGTATACTGTTGAGTTTCAGAAGAGAGGTTTGCCACATGCTCACATACTGCTTTTTATGCATCCTTCATCCAAATTtccaaaaacagaagacatCGATAAAATCATATCGGCTGAGATTCCTGATAAGTCGCTTGATCCAGATCTCTACGATGTTGTTAAGGATATGATGATTCATGGTCCGTGCGGAGCAGCTAATAGGAATTCACCGTGCATGGAAAATGGACAGTGTTCGAAAAGTTTTCCTAAACCCTTTGCTGATAATACTAGAGTGAAAAAAGATGGATTTCCTGTTTACAGAAGACGTGAGCAATCTAACAGTTATGTTGAGAAGAATGGTTTGAAATGTGACAACAGATGGGTCATCCCTTATAACAAGAAACTCTCTCTTCGGTACCGAGCACACATTAACGTAGAGTGGTGCAACCAAGTTGGTTccattaagtatttatttaaatacattaataaaggaGCTGACCGTGTAACTGTGGTAGTTGAACCAACAGGGCCAGATGTTGCGAATCAAACAGCACCAAGTTCGTCTGCAGGGAACTCAGCTACAGCGACCTCGGCCGCAGCGAGCTCAGTTGCAGCGAAATCAGTAGCAGCTAACTCGGCGTTAGGAAACTCTGCCATGGAGACTGGTGGTAACATATTGAAAGAAACTGtggagattaaaaaaaatgaaataaaggaTTTCTTTGATTGCAGGTAGTTTATTAACTGatcc CAATGTAGATATGTTTCAACTTGTGAAGGATCATGGAGAATTTTTAAGTTTCCAATACATTACAGATCTACTGCGGTTGAGAAGTTGTCATTTCATCTTCCAGGGAAACAGACCATTATCTTCAAAGGGAAGGATAAAGTTAAGGATGTTGTCAGTCGTAAGCTCATCGAAAACACAATGTTCTTGGCATGGTTTGAGCTGTGTAAGGTTGATGCGTTTGCTCGGACTCTTACATATATTCAGATTCCCAACTATTATACATATTCGAAGAgccagaagaagttcaatagAAGGAAACAAGGTTTCAGTGTTGGAAGAATTAATTATGCCCCAAGGAAGCAGGAAAGCTCTTATTATTTGAGAGTTTTGTTGAACTATGTCAAAGGTCCTACTAGCTACGAGgatattaaaacatataatgATGTGCTTTATGAGGGGTATAAAGAAACATGTTATGCTCGGGGAATATTGGATGATGACCAGGAGTACATAGATGATTTGATAAGGCGTAGCTATGATAGTTCTGCAGCAGTTGTTCGTGATCTATTTGTTCTAATGCTTCTCTCGAACAGTCTTTCTCAACCAGAGGTGGTTTGGGAAAAAACTTGGGAACTCTTATCTGAAGATATCGAGTATAATCGCAGACATCATTTCAATAGGCCTG GACTTAAATTGACTGacaatgacaagaagttgtatGCTCTAATAGAGATTGAGAAGCTTATGAAAAGAAATGGGAGTTCACTTTCACTATATGAGTCTATGCCAAAGCTTCCTGCCAATGCCAAATCGATTGAAAATGTCTTGATATTGGATGAGCTAAGTTATGATATGGAAGACTTGCAAGCCACTCATGATATAGATTTTTCAAAGATGACTGATGAGCAAAGGAAAATCTATGATGAGATCATTAGTGCTGTTGTTGAAGATAGAGGTGGAATGTTCTTTGTTTACGGGTTTGGTGGCACAGGAAAAACCTTTCTTTGGAAACTTCTATCAGCTGCTTTGAGGTGCAAGGGAGATATAGTTCTTAATACTGCATCATCCGGAATTGCTTCCCTGTTGTTACCAGGTGGCAGAACTGCTCATTCCCGTTTTAGCATACCCATCAATCCAGATGAATTCACTACATGTTCACTGACTCCCGGATCGGATAAAGCTAATTTGATAAAGGAAGCGTCTCTAATTATCTGGGATGAAGCACCAATGATGAGCCGACATTGCTTTGAATCCTTAGACAGAAGTTTAAATGATCTAATGGACAATCCAGATAAAAAGCCTTTTGGTGGAAAAGTAATTGTGTTTGGAGGTGATTTTCGACAAGTACTTCCTGTTATTACAGGAGGTTGTAGGGCTGAGATTGTTCTGGCTTCCATGAACTCATCATATCTCTGGGAACATTGCAAGGTTCTGAAGCTTACCAAGAACATGAGATTGTGTTCAAACAATCTCACAGATGATGAGGCAAAAGATCTGAAAGAATTTTCTGAGTGGATTTTGGCTGTTGGTGATGAGAAAGTATCAGAGCCTAATGATGGGGAGGCATTAATTGAAATTCCAGAAGAGTTTCTAATTATGGACCCTAACGATCCTATTGAGACTATAAGTCTGGCCATTTATGGAGACACTGATTCATTGAAAGGGATGAAAGATCCTAAGTTTTTTAAAGAGAGAGCAATCTTATGTCCAACTAATGAGGATGTAAATATGATTAATGATCATATGTTATCTAAACTCGAAG GTGAAGAAATGATTTATATCTCATCTGACAGTATAGATCCATCTGATACTGCCTCGGTCAGTAATGAAGCCCTCAGTTCCGACTTTCTAAACAGCATTAAAGTTTCTGGGCTACCAAATCATAGTCTAAGATTGAAGGTTGGTTGTCCTGTTATGTTGCTTAGGAACATTAATCCTAATGAAGGTCTAATGAATGGAACAAGATTGCAAATTACACAACTTATGGATTTCATGGTGGAAGCTAGAATCTTAACTGGTGACAAGGTTGGTAAAGACGTTTATATTCCTAGATTGTTGATCGAGCCTACAGATAAAAGACTTCCTTTCAAGATGCGCAGAAGACAATTGCCTTTAACTGTGGCTTTTGCAATAACCATCAACAAGAGTCAAGGACAATCATTGTCTGAAGTGGGATTATTCCTTCCTAGACCAGTTTTTTCTCATGGCCAGCTATATGTTGCTATTTCAAGGGTTACTTCGAAGAAAGGTTTGAAAATCTTGATTGTGGATAAAGAAGGGAAGCCGCAAAATAAAACTACTAATGTtgttttcaaagaggtttttaCTAATCTGGAAACCATAGATGACTGA
- the LOC106453959 gene encoding tubulin beta-4 chain-like gives LFPSPKVSDTVVEPYNATLSVHQLVEKADECMVLDNEALYDICFHTLKLSNPSFGDLNHLISATMSGVTCCLCFPGQLNSDLRKLAVNLIPFPRLHFFMVGFVLLTLRGSQQYSAFSVPELTQQMWDAKNMRCAADPRHGRYLTASTVFRGKLSTKEVDEQMMNNQNKNSSYFVEWIPNNVKSSVCDIATLTLIIFL, from the exons TTGTTTCCTTCTCCTAAGGTCTCTGACACTGTTGTTGAGCCATATAATGCAACGCTCTCTGTGCATCAGCTCGTTGAAAAGGCTGACGAGTGTATGGTTCTCGACAATGAGGCTCTCTACGACATCTGCTTCCATACCCTCAAGCTTTCTAACCCCTCCT TTGGTGATCTGAACCATCTCATCTCGGCTACAATGAGTGGTGTTACATGCTGTCTTTGTTTCCCTGGTCAACTCAACTCCGACCTTAGGAAGCTCGCTGTGAACCTGATCCCTTTCCCAAGGCTCCACTTCTTCATGGTGGGCTTTGTTCTGTTGACATTGAGAGGATCACAGCAATACAGTGCCTTCAGTGTCCCTGAGCTGACCCAGCAGATGTGGGATGCGAAGAACATGAGGTGCGCTGCTGACCCTCGTCACGGACGTTACTTAACTGCATCCACTGTGTTCCGTGGAAAGCTGAGCACTAAGGAGGTTGATGAGCAGATGATGAACAACCAGAACAAGAACTCATCCTACTTTGTGGAATGGATCCCGAACAACGTCAAGTCCAGCGTCTGTGACATTGCAACATTaactcttataatatttttataa
- the LOC106345272 gene encoding homeobox-leucine zipper protein ATHB-40 isoform X2: MNHTMDDDQNLAFISQLYPDVYTQILPQEVKPPKRRRKKIKRAVATGDGSKCFFRKRKLSDEQVNMLEMSFGDEHKLESERKDRLAAELGLDPRQVAVWFQNRRARWKNKRLEEEYNNLKNSHENVVADKCRLESELLQLKEQLYDAEREIQRLAERVERGSSNSPISSSVSVEANETPFFEDYNVRDDGDDYNLFYPVPENSYIDGLEWANLYI; encoded by the exons ATGAACCACACGATGGATGATGATCAAAACTTGGCTTTTATCTCTCAGTTGTACCCCGATGTCTACACTCAGATACTACCGCAAGAAG TGAAGCCACCGAAGCGAAGGAGGAAGAAAATCAAAAGAGCCGTGGCTACTGGAGACGGAAGCAAATGTTTTTTTAGGAAGAGAAAGCTTAGCGATGAGCAAGTGAACATGTTGGAGATGAGTTTTGGTGATGAGCACAAGCTTGAGTCCGAGAGGAAAGATAGACTTGCCGCGGAGCTAGGGCTCGACCCTCGTCAAGTTGCTGTTTGGTTTCAGAACCGTCGTGCACGGTGGAAGAACAAAAGGCTCGAGGAAGAGTACAACAACCTCAAAAACTCACATGAGAACGTCGTTGCCGACAAGTGCCGACTTGAGTCAGAG CTTCTTCAGCTCAAGGAACAACTCTATGATGCAGAGAGGGAAATTCAAAGATTGGCAGAAAGAGTAGAAAGAGGCTCGAGCAACAGTCCCATTTCTTCTTCAGTTTCTGTCGAAGCTAACGAAACACCGTTTTTCGAAGATTATAACGTCAGAGACGATGGTGATGACTATAACCTCTTTTATCCGGTGCCGGAAAACAGCTACATAGACGGACTAGAATGGGCAAAtctatacatataa